CTCATCATCCTGCTGCCAGCTGCCAATCGCAGCCATTCCCATGCCGAGCTGAGGTATCTCTACACCGTTATTCAATTCGAGAAAATACATAATCAATATCCTTTCAGACTACTGAGCGGTAAATCAGCAAGGACCAAGAGGGAATAGAACCGGGGTCACATTTATTTCGCTGAGTGTAGGCCGTACAGAAGTCAACGCGTAGAAAACAGCGAACTCACGCCAACTCCTGACTGCTAATCACTCACCATGCAATAAAAAGAAACTAATTTGCTAAGTTCAGTGAATATAAGCGATTATTTTGGAGGAAGTGAGCCCGCAAATACCGCTCCACGACTGACCCAGTTATCCAAATCCTCTGCGACAGCATCTTCTTCCACATACACCATGCCTTTTAAGGGGCGCCCGGTGTAATCCATAGGCCGGGTATAGCGTTCGGCCAACGCAGTTTGATACTCATCAGGCCCAACCCGGACCATCAACTCCTCTCCAACAACCCCACAGGCCATATTGCCATTCAACATAAAAGCGAGACCTCCAAACATCTGCTTTTCACTGAGGCCTTCATTTCCCTGAAGTAATTTGCGCACTTTTTCAGCCAGAGTTTCGCTGTACGCCATAGTTTTCTCCTTAATCACTTTTACCAGGCAGGAATACCCCCTCAGAAACTGCTTTTTTCTGAAAAGGTTAAAAACGATGAAATTTGAAAAGAATCGAGCGGAATTAAATGTGAACCCTAATCCCAGCAAGACATTGGATGGAGCAATGAGCAAGTAAACTGCAAATACAACAGATAACTGCACCATAGCAAAAACGTTATTTCGAATAATCGTTTAAGTATAGCAGTAGCTGAAGTTTCTACTTTAAGGAAGGGAAAAAATACGCCAGGAAATGAAAGGGCTGAAAAAAATTACAGAAATATTTCTATATTTGCTAAAGATTGTGGTGACCTGAAACGGCCACCACAATCTTTACGTG
This DNA window, taken from Microbulbifer sp. MKSA007, encodes the following:
- a CDS encoding TfoX/Sxy family protein, producing the protein MAYSETLAEKVRKLLQGNEGLSEKQMFGGLAFMLNGNMACGVVGEELMVRVGPDEYQTALAERYTRPMDYTGRPLKGMVYVEEDAVAEDLDNWVSRGAVFAGSLPPK